The sequence TGGATGGGAATGAAGATGTCATAAACAGTTATCTAATGAGGTTATTTAAATTACACACAAAAATAGTCTCACGATATACTGAGTTTATTGCAATTGCCTTGAACATAAATAATACTCAGGAGGATCTAATTAGAGGTAAAGAGTATGTTACGAAGGGAAGACTTAACGAaagattaataaatcattgtTTAAAGCCACTATtagaaataattgaaaattataaaaatcatatgaaaataaatgGTATTAACGTTTCAGtcattaataatgataatatcatagaatttattcaaagttttattatagATATAACTCATATGTTGGAAGAAATACCTCTAAAATTTCACTATGATTGGGAACTACATATTGGAGATCTTAATAGATTATTAATGCTATTGAGTGTAAAAGATCAAGAAGTCTATCGGCTTAACTCGCTACACAGGTATAATATAATTGCTCCAGTGGTCGCAGTAAACTACTCTCCAAATAATGGTAAAGAATCAGATATAAAGAATCATATGTGCAATTATTACTTCAATTTATCCAAAGTGCAACATTCAAGTCTAGCTCGGATTGTCACTCTGTCAAAATGTCTGTGTATTGAAAATACCAATGTTTATCAAAAATCAATGGCCCAATTAGccattgataaaattatttctaaattattaaataaacaagTAAATTTGAAACAGTCTATGGGTGGAACCACTATATTAATGAAGTATTTCACTCTTCTAAGCTTATTTTTTGGATCTACTAGTTCTTCTCAACTATCAGGTATGGAGAGAAGTTCACTACATTATTTTTGGAATGAGTTCGCAAATGAATATCACCTTAATTACAGTTCTCTAAGAAAGCCAGTGAACTGCAAATACAGGcagaaagaaataaattatagCATGTTTTACTTTAACAATGCACCCTTGTTTTCATTGATTAGTATTGTTGAGACaattataatgaataaaaaattgaatccGTTTTTTTGCGTATACAAATCTAGCGATGactttgaaataaaatctGTATCATTGAGTAATTGGAAGATATTAATAGAACAAATGGACGATACTTTACTACATAGTAACAAGCtcttattcaaaaaatttctaATGTTAAATGTTGCAATTTCACAGCCTTTCATTCTTCCATGGTTGTTATTCTATATTTCTGTCGCTTCCGAGGTCGCCAATGTCACTGACCGACATGTCTTACTGCTTTGGAAGGATCTACTACAAAATCTTCTGCCTTGGGATGATATTGTGACTTACTTAAATGAATCAATTGATATGGTCAATAAacattcaataaattcaaaaactttGAGAgctttaattaaaaatataaaatcatGCTCATTATATGATTTACTATATTACATGATGTACGAAAGTAATTTCCAAGAGATTTCTATGTGTGAAGGTTTCATCTGGTTTGATAGCCTTGCATCTAAGATTAAACAAGCAAGCATCACTACCAATGAAagtttaatgaaatttaaaagttatAATGCTTCAGAAGACAGTCTTATTTACGATGATGATGACCAAGTATATACAAAAATGTGGACTCGAgctcttttaataatattattaattaaaaatgtcatAAATGATTATCCAGAATTGATAGATGTCAGTATACGTGGTCAGTCACTTACTAATAGTAGTTGCATCAAAAATAGTGATTCGTTAACTAATGATTATCTTTTTGATTGGGGATTTGAActtaataacaataatgcTGTCATTATTGATGATACTCTACATGGAAGAAATAggattttcaaattttcatATATACCTGACTTTCAGGATTTCGATAAAAATGGGGATATTACTTGGGGCtattcattaatatctAACTatgattatatatatagtaatGATTTCAATTCTGAGGAAGATGGTAATTTTTTCCAGAGGTATAGTAGGAGGCTACTATCTGCACATAATGATTACTCTGAAGATAAAAGTAAGAAATACTTACCAAAActtgaaaataattattttatggTTGACACTTTAGCTTGGTTGAAACActcaaataaattgaaaagattCATTGCTGAAGAAAAAGTTAAAGTTATCTTATCTGTATCTATCCTGAACGATTTGAATGAACTTAAGAATTATTCAGAACATGAAAGTGTAAGAAGTTCTGCATCTAGAGTCATGattgttattaattatttatatgcCATGAATCAGATTaacattttaaaagaatttgaatcACCAATTTCTAAagctttaaaaaatatagatgGATCCCAGATCTTGAATTTTAATGGGAAATTTAAAAACGATTTGCTAACCAAAGAAAATGGTCCTGGACAGCAATTGAATATGATAGAATTACGGATGGACAATGTCGTTGTTGTGTCAGATGATAAACTATCACTCGCGACCTTTAAGAAGAAAGGATATAATGTTGTCAGTACaaaagttttattttcagtTGCATCGCTACAGGATTGGCTGCTCTAATACATGTATAACTTGGTCACAATAGCTTTATagtaatgaaaaatatacttCACATCATCAATGCCCTTTGgaatctttttttttatgaAGTGCGTATTTATAATACATAAGAGGCTGGTTGCAAGCAAGTTTGTGTAATAACCTATTAAGTTTATCAACAAGTttactttttcttttcttttatttatatagatttttgatttttgtGTTTACTCATCGTCTCCTTCTGAATCTATCAATAGGTTTAAACTGTAAGATATTCTCCACTCCGTGGGAGCTTGGAGGGCCCATCGGTGGCCTTCTTAAATCTCTATTGTTAACAGGAATTGCGGTATATCTATTTTGTGGAATTCTATTAAGCTGACTGGGATTTTGGTTGACAGATCTATCTTTATTCATAGCATTATTTGGGATACTACTACTATCTGATGAATTGAATAcattattttcttgatTTGTATCGTTCATATACACATCAAGTAATTTATGTGTTTTGACATTCTTCCATGGGTAAAATCCTTCACCAAACCAAAAATGCTGAACAACTggaaatttatttaatactTCAACCATATACATTTTCACTAACCCTGAGTTAACTTTAAGCCAGCTATTTACAGTGGTGGAAAtatcatataatattgGTGAATGTTCTGAAAAAGGGCCActtttaactttatatatgaaatcaattgtataacaataaaaattctTATGCATATACTCGGTAACaatctttttattaataatatcactTGGTGAGAATGGAGGGTTTGGGTTTTCAGATAATTGAGAACTACCGAGTATATAtgataaatgaaaatgatcaTCTAATCCCCAAACTCCGTGTGACCCTGCCGGTTCTAATGTATATGTTacaatcaattttttaactaACTCATAGTAACAATGGAACATATGAAGCAAATCTACTCCTTTAAAGTTTTCTGTCCATAGCCCCAGCATATCCATTGCTGCTATCACAGCAAGAAATGATAATTCATGGCCTGTACCGTAATCTAATCTAGTTGCTGACCCTAAACTGTTGcaaagataataatttagttCAATTATACATCCTTTTAATTTCTCAAATTCCCCTTTTTCCGTTGCATGATTTGAACATCCTAGTACTTTCTCTAATAGTAACGGCACTTTCGAATCAATTAGGGAATGCCAATTTCTGCATGCTAAGTTACCGTATCTTCTTGGACCTTCGAATGGTGGGATTGTGTCAATATCATTGCTCAGCTCCGTGAGTAGGCTTGACATTTCGTTAACAATGGTAATTTCAGAAACATAGGTTAAGTCAGGTATTTCAACGTTATGAAccatattgatatatttgtgTAAATAATACTTCAATCTGTAAATAGCAATTGATGATTGAAACGTAAAGGTACTCTGCGAATCGTAAATCCTCTTTAAGGGAAGTGAGAAAGACTGctcttttatattaattgtGGATAAATCTTCCATATGAAACGATTActtgatatttttgtaCTTATAGATcctttgaaaaaaataatatttataaatatgtaataatattatattggAATTCACAGGTTTTGATCGTGTTTCCCTAACTTGGctatataaatagataatACTTCCTTTTGTGTATCAGAAAACTTCATAAATACCACTGctaattgttttatatatttcagTTCATTTTTCAGATTACCTAAAAGTACTACAACGCTGACATTAAAATAAGGgaacattttattttagtacaataattaaatacatATCTATAAGGatgttattataaaatgagCATCTATATAAACTACACATTCAATGGAACTTAAACTCTTGATAAtgtattgttatttttaattcagTTTATTCcatgttatttttatcataaataaaacaCTATATTAGTGAGATAGTCTATATGCAGATGAATTTAAGAACTTAAAAGACTACTTATGCATTTTcttaatcaattttttcataaaACAGTACATATACATGGCTGCTGGAAACTTTATTAACACCTTCATCAATGTTACCATGGTTTAACTCATGTTTTACAACTTCATCATCAAAGTAGTACCATTGTTGTTCATTTTTACCCAAATCGTGATTACGGTTTTTATTGACTAAGGTCGTATAATGACCACTTGCAACTTGATTCCCCATATGATTAACAATAGCATACAATCTGTATTTACAAACTTCTTCGTTTTTCAGTACAATATTAAGAATCAAAGGATATGCAACAAcagtttcatttttcttgCTCATATCATAAAAGAATCTCGATAAATGGATGACTAAAATTTTGGgcatttttataaaatttaatgatttaataGTTTCCATCTTTTTTGATTTCCATTTCTCGGAAGATTTATGTGAGGAATGTCTACCAAATGGCGAAAGTGATCTACTTGTAGGGTTATATTTCTTtggtaataaaaataacctagattttctattttgttttgaatCATCCGTAGTTTCAGATGTATGCTCTTTATGGTGGTCATTATGCGATGTCTTTACAAAGTTATCACTCTGCGAACCGCAACGGGAGCAATCCCAAGCATTTTCTCCAGATAAAACTTCATCTCTCGTAAACATGTTAATACAATCTTCTAACTTGACTCTATTAGTCCTTGAAAACGACATCACAGAAATTTTAGGAATTGCTAATGATAGTACGTAAAAAGATGAATAATTAAATGAGCTATATCCACACCTTTGACAGTTTATACTATTCTCGATCTGACcttgaaaaatatcatctaTAGGTGATACACCGCCagataaatttgaattttcaaaCCATTTTTTGTACTGATCAACTTTCACGTGCATACGTTCTGCATCATATAATAGTAAATTAGAATAATCATTCAATACAGTATCTTCTTTTGAAAGCTCGTCGTGTAGTCTATCTAAAActaacattaaaaattcttGTGTATCTTGTTGATCATCGGGTATCTTTAAATCAGGCCTGAGTTGATTACAAGTTTTAAGAAAACTTGCTGGTACCACTGAACAGCCACCATTCAAATACATCTTTCTAAATAAGATACTAAATGATCTGGAtagatttattttatcagTAACTTTATGATTAATGTATGATTCGTACTTCgttgtaataaataaatcacGTAAAGTAGTAGTTGCAAATAGGCATTGTAACATACTGCTTATGTAACATGTATTACCCAAATTACGCAAACCTGTGATAGATAATGAAACGTAGGTGTTTGGATTTTGCTCAATTGTTGGTACCGGTGTAGCATAAGATTTTAAAGCTTTATATTGATGCTTCTTTTGGTTATAAGAGGGTTGATGGTTGGGACTAGGTGTTCTAGGTGGTATTGGAGGTGATATGTATTCGATACGTCTGTGTTTTCCCTGCACGTCTATATTTTCTAGCCGCTTATCT comes from Tetrapisispora phaffii CBS 4417 chromosome 4, complete genome and encodes:
- the TPHA0D04640 gene encoding uncharacterized protein (similar to Saccharomyces cerevisiae YIL151C and YKR096W; ancestral locus Anc_5.706), translated to MSAYTGNMNKDNKRILQSIDEPWFSLKFRKVSPSVKEYGSQSKGDLDSKKCSETEPVTPESETVSPIAPIKPVNSSQHSKPVADIEKSIEIDHMLNADEKLDPLAGLLPLFMSIERAETSIETISSSQALLFLDGNEDVINSYLMRLFKLHTKIVSRYTEFIAIALNINNTQEDLIRGKEYVTKGRLNERLINHCLKPLLEIIENYKNHMKINGINVSVINNDNIIEFIQSFIIDITHMLEEIPLKFHYDWELHIGDLNRLLMLLSVKDQEVYRLNSLHRYNIIAPVVAVNYSPNNGKESDIKNHMCNYYFNLSKVQHSSLARIVTLSKCLCIENTNVYQKSMAQLAIDKIISKLLNKQVNLKQSMGGTTILMKYFTLLSLFFGSTSSSQLSGMERSSLHYFWNEFANEYHLNYSSLRKPVNCKYRQKEINYSMFYFNNAPLFSLISIVETIIMNKKLNPFFCVYKSSDDFEIKSVSLSNWKILIEQMDDTLLHSNKLLFKKFLMLNVAISQPFILPWLLFYISVASEVANVTDRHVLLLWKDLLQNLLPWDDIVTYLNESIDMVNKHSINSKTLRALIKNIKSCSLYDLLYYMMYESNFQEISMCEGFIWFDSLASKIKQASITTNESLMKFKSYNASEDSLIYDDDDQVYTKMWTRALLIILLIKNVINDYPELIDVSIRGQSLTNSSCIKNSDSLTNDYLFDWGFELNNNNAVIIDDTLHGRNRIFKFSYIPDFQDFDKNGDITWGYSLISNYDYIYSNDFNSEEDGNFFQRYSRRLLSAHNDYSEDKSKKYLPKLENNYFMVDTLAWLKHSNKLKRFIAEEKVKVILSVSILNDLNELKNYSEHESVRSSASRVMIVINYLYAMNQINILKEFESPISKALKNIDGSQILNFNGKFKNDLLTKENGPGQQLNMIELRMDNVVVVSDDKLSLATFKKKGYNVVSTKVLFSVASLQDWLL
- the RRD1 gene encoding peptidylprolyl isomerase RRD1 (similar to Saccharomyces cerevisiae RRD1 (YIL153W); ancestral locus Anc_5.709) — protein: MEDLSTINIKEQSFSLPLKRIYDSQSTFTFQSSIAIYRLKYYLHKYINMVHNVEIPDLTYVSEITIVNEMSSLLTELSNDIDTIPPFEGPRRYGNLACRNWHSLIDSKVPLLLEKVLGCSNHATEKGEFEKLKGCIIELNYYLCNSLGSATRLDYGTGHELSFLAVIAAMDMLGLWTENFKGVDLLHMFHCYYELVKKLIVTYTLEPAGSHGVWGLDDHFHLSYILGSSQLSENPNPPFSPSDIINKKIVTEYMHKNFYCYTIDFIYKVKSGPFSEHSPILYDISTTVNSWLKVNSGLVKMYMVEVLNKFPVVQHFWFGEGFYPWKNVKTHKLLDVYMNDTNQENNVFNSSDSSSIPNNAMNKDRSVNQNPSQLNRIPQNRYTAIPVNNRDLRRPPMGPPSSHGVENILQFKPIDRFRRRR